The Punica granatum isolate Tunisia-2019 chromosome 4, ASM765513v2, whole genome shotgun sequence genome has a window encoding:
- the LOC116205592 gene encoding (3S,6E)-nerolidol synthase 1-like, which translates to MALSRACFSCSQQQFPPVRLSRSISRSNFQNSISRSIGHDKCRDAPYQAVASSPKESSPLPNGLDNFTDCFESLHARTLREVRHLVGKVEKGSLESLLMADALQRLGIDYHFEEEMQSLLREQFFISTFDGHRASNNSLHEVALCFRLLRQEGYYVPADIFEDFKKNNGGCAFDPKLSKDVFGLMSLHEASHLGTHGEGVLDEAADFTRTALSGLADKFLYVGNNHINGMSSQLLGELVRNTLSNPIHKSLPRFTSKSFEVYLKGHYHYEWTGAFRELAILDADLTASINQTEIQQISKWWSDLGLANELKFARDQLLKWYFWPMAVLRDPKFSQERMDMTKPITMVYIIDDIFDVRGTLDELTLFAEAITRWECVEELPDYMKTCFRALGGITNEICLKAYKKHGGNPTDLLRKSWANLCDAFLVEKRWFTSRHSPSADEYLNIAIVSTGVHLAMAHSFALLCGGTNKQSLQALNSFTGMSASIAKILRLWDDLGSAKDENQEGHDGSYVDYYMKENPSCSLEGARDHVKEMISDSWKSLNRECLFPHQFPPYMAKASLNTARMIPLMYEYDENHRLPRIEEYMKSLLLKRSA; encoded by the exons ATGGCTTTGTCCCGAGCCTGCTTTTCTTGTTCCCAACAACAATTTCCACCTGTGAGATTATCACGGTCTATCTCAAGGTCTAATTTCCAAAACAGCATATCTCGATCGATCGGCCATGATAAATGCAG GGATGCCCCTTATCAGGCCGTTGCTTCTTCCCCTAAGGAATCCTCTCCTCTTCCAAATGGGCTCGACAACTTCACG GATTGTTTCGAGAGTTTACATGCGAGGACATTGAGGGAAGTGAGGCATTTGGTTGGAAAAGTGGAAAAGGGCTCTTTGGAAAGTCTATTAATGGCGGATGCTCTCCAACGACTTGGCATTGACTACCACTTTGAAGAGGAGATGCAGAGCCTCCTGCGGGAACAATTTTTCATCTCCACCTTCGATGGCCATCGAGCCAGCAATAACAGTCTTCACGAGGTCGCGCTTTGTTTTCGACTTCTGCGTCAAGAAGGCTACTACGTGCCTGCAG ATATCTTTGAGGACTTCAAGAAGAACAATGGTGGATGTGCGTTCGACCCGAAGTTGTCCAAGGACGTTTTTGGGCTGATGAGCTTGCATGAAGCTTCCCATTTGGGCACACATGGGGAAGGTGTACTCGACGAGGCAGCGGACTTCACTAGAACAGCCTTAAGTGGTTTAGCAGATAAATTTCTGTATGTTGGTAATAACCATATTAACGGCATGAGTTCTCAACTGTTGGGAGAGCTTGTGAGGAACACATTGTCGAATCCCATACACAAGAGCTTGCCAAGGTTCACTTCCAAGAGCTTCGAGGTTTATCTCAAAGGGCACTATCACTATGAGTGGACCGGAGCATTTAGGGAGCTGGCGATTTTGGATGCCGACTTGACCGCTTCCATCAATCAGACCGAAATCCAACAAATCTCCAA GTGGTGGAGTGATCTAGGGTTAGCAAACGAGTTAAAATTTGCGAGAGATCAGCTGCTAAAATGGTACTTCTGGCCGATGGCAGTACTGAGGGACCCAAAATTTTCACAAGAGAGAATGGACATGACAAAGCCCATCACCATGGTCTACATCATTGACGACATATTCGATGTCCGTGGGACGCTTGATGAACTCACTCTCTTTGCAGAAGCCATCACCAG ATGGGAATGTGTCGAAGAACTACCGGATTACATGAAGACATGTTTCAGGGCTCTAGGTGGCATTACCAATGAAATCTGCTTGAAAGCCTATAAAAAGCATGGTGGGAATCCCACTGATTTACTCAGGAAATCA TGGGCGAACCTGTGTGATGCATTCCTGGTGGAAAAGAGATGGTTCACTTCCCGACACTCTCCTTCGGCTGATGAGTACTTGAACATCGCAATAGTTAGCACAGGCGTCCACTTAGCAATGGCTCACTCATTCGCACTCCTTTGCGGAGGTACGAATAAACAGAGCCTCCAGGCACTCAACAGTTTTACGGGTATGTCAGCCTCAATAGCGAAGATTCTACGTCTCTGGGACGACCTTGGAAGCGCTAAG GACGAGAATCAAGAAGGGCACGATGGGTCGTACGTGGACTACTACATGAAGGAAAACCCTAGTTGCTCACTGGAGGGGGCAAGAGACCATGTGAAGGAGATGATCTCAGACTCATGGAAGAGCTTAAACAGAGAGTGCCTCTTTCCCCATCAATTCCCTCCTTATATGGCTAAGGCTTCACTCAACACGGCCCGGATGATCCCTCTCATGTATGAATACGACGAGAACCATCGCCTCCCAAGAATCGAGGAGTATATGAAGTCACTGCTACTTAAGCGATCAgcttaa